Proteins from a genomic interval of Vibrio casei:
- the tnpB gene encoding IS66 family insertion sequence element accessory protein TnpB (TnpB, as the term is used for proteins encoded by IS66 family insertion elements, is considered an accessory protein, since TnpC, encoded by a neighboring gene, is a DDE family transposase.) — MIHLTAESKILLATQPADFRCGIDGLAALCRHQLKQSPRSGTLFVFTNRRQTMLRALCYDGSGFWLINKRLSKGRFQDWPRHHQDGVTPVAAKQLKALLVGLPGWQKV; from the coding sequence ATGATCCACCTGACTGCTGAGAGTAAAATCCTGCTTGCGACTCAACCAGCCGATTTTCGCTGTGGTATTGATGGACTCGCCGCCCTGTGTCGTCATCAGCTAAAACAGTCGCCTCGTAGCGGAACCCTGTTTGTGTTTACCAACCGCCGTCAAACCATGCTTAGAGCATTATGTTATGACGGCTCTGGCTTCTGGTTAATCAATAAACGCCTGAGCAAAGGCCGCTTTCAAGATTGGCCCCGTCATCACCAAGATGGGGTGACCCCTGTCGCCGCGAAGCAGCTTAAAGCTCTGTTGGTGGGGCTGCCTGGCTGGCAAAAAGTATGA